One window of Haloarchaeobius salinus genomic DNA carries:
- the cofD gene encoding 2-phospho-L-lactate transferase encodes MVTFLSGGTGTPKLLDGAAAAFSPDDTTVIANTGDDIELGGLLICPDVDTLIFQGGGLLDRERWWGIEGDTTRTHDALYDIANAVGLEGGPRYLPDERQTEGREIARWRRFSGVAEFMEIGDRDRAVHVTRTSLLDRGETLAEVTERLAAGFGLTIDLLPMTNDPVASLIHTPEGMMHFQEFWVAHGGEPTVENVEFRGSSRAEPAPGVLDALDDTVVIGPSNPVTSIGPMLSIPGFGAALNDTTVVAVSPFLGDEAFSGPAAKLMEAVNADPSTEGLATAYPFADAFVVDEGDDAEFAKPVERTDIRIDDRTDAGRVCKAVARAIEAVE; translated from the coding sequence CCTCTCCGGTGGCACCGGAACACCGAAACTGCTAGACGGTGCCGCTGCTGCGTTCTCCCCCGACGACACGACGGTCATCGCGAACACCGGAGACGACATCGAACTCGGCGGACTGCTCATCTGTCCCGACGTCGACACGCTGATCTTCCAGGGCGGCGGGCTCCTCGACCGCGAGCGGTGGTGGGGTATCGAGGGCGACACGACCCGGACCCACGACGCACTCTACGACATCGCCAACGCGGTCGGTCTGGAGGGTGGGCCGCGGTACCTCCCCGACGAACGCCAGACCGAGGGCCGGGAGATCGCCCGCTGGCGACGGTTCTCCGGCGTCGCGGAGTTCATGGAGATCGGGGACCGGGACCGGGCGGTCCACGTGACACGCACGAGCCTGCTCGACCGCGGTGAGACCCTCGCCGAGGTGACCGAACGGCTGGCCGCGGGCTTCGGGCTGACGATCGACCTGCTGCCGATGACGAACGACCCGGTCGCCAGCCTCATCCACACGCCCGAGGGGATGATGCACTTCCAGGAGTTCTGGGTGGCACACGGCGGCGAACCGACCGTCGAGAACGTCGAGTTCCGCGGCTCCTCGAGGGCCGAGCCCGCGCCGGGTGTGCTCGACGCGCTCGACGACACGGTCGTCATCGGGCCGTCGAACCCGGTGACGAGCATCGGCCCGATGCTCTCGATTCCGGGCTTCGGAGCCGCGCTCAACGACACGACGGTCGTCGCCGTCTCGCCGTTCCTCGGCGACGAGGCGTTCTCCGGGCCGGCGGCGAAGCTGATGGAAGCCGTCAACGCCGACCCGAGCACGGAGGGACTGGCCACGGCGTATCCGTTCGCGGACGCGTTCGTCGTCGACGAGGGCGACGACGCCGAGTTCGCCAAACCGGTCGAACGGACCGACATCCGCATCGACGACCGCACGGACGCAGGGCGGGTCTGCAAGGCGGTGGCCCGAGCCATCGAGGCCGTCGAGTGA
- a CDS encoding tRNA-dihydrouridine synthase, whose translation MFEPRVALASLSGEADATWARAGSEYAGMAFLGGIALDPASREAARELVARERSEFLPDDPLAFVDAQLSALDDAPIHAGFNVRSATVGPIRDAADICADHDAVVEVNAHCRQDELCAVGCGESLLRDTDRLADYVATAAESGATVSVKLRTEVEGVDLVETARRVEAAGTDVLHVDAMDSEEMVAAVVDATDCFVVANNGVRDRETVREYLGYGADAVSVGRPSDDPRVLERVRDATVEWFASPA comes from the coding sequence ATGTTCGAACCACGCGTCGCCCTCGCGAGCCTCAGCGGCGAGGCAGACGCGACGTGGGCCCGTGCTGGCAGCGAGTACGCCGGGATGGCGTTCCTCGGCGGTATCGCGCTCGACCCGGCGAGCCGCGAGGCCGCCCGCGAGCTCGTCGCCAGGGAGCGTTCGGAGTTCCTCCCCGACGACCCGCTCGCGTTCGTCGACGCCCAGCTATCGGCACTCGACGACGCGCCCATCCACGCCGGGTTCAACGTCCGGAGCGCGACCGTCGGACCGATCCGCGACGCAGCAGACATCTGCGCCGACCACGACGCCGTCGTCGAGGTGAACGCCCACTGCCGGCAGGACGAGCTGTGTGCGGTCGGCTGTGGCGAGTCGCTGCTCCGCGACACCGACCGGCTCGCCGACTACGTGGCGACGGCTGCCGAGAGCGGTGCGACCGTGTCGGTGAAGCTCCGGACCGAGGTCGAGGGTGTCGACCTCGTCGAGACCGCTCGCAGGGTCGAGGCCGCGGGTACCGACGTGCTGCACGTGGACGCGATGGACTCCGAGGAGATGGTCGCGGCGGTCGTCGACGCGACCGATTGCTTCGTCGTCGCGAACAACGGCGTCCGCGACCGCGAGACGGTCCGCGAGTACCTCGGGTACGGTGCCGACGCGGTCAGCGTGGGTCGCCCGAGCGACGACCCGCGGGTGCTCGAACGGGTCCGCGACGCGACCGTCGAGTGGTTCGCATCACCGGCCTGA
- a CDS encoding triphosphoribosyl-dephospho-CoA synthase, which yields MRTAQHAQLALLLEVAGTPKPGNVDRHRDFDDLRFEHFLAGAVGACDGLEAAAAGEPVGASFDTAVEGMSQQRGGNAQFGALLLLVPLVRAAATWGLTPDDAAAVVEATTVEDAAGFYRAFEHVDVFVDEPPADAEGLDVRRGTDAIPALRERELTLSDVMALSAPEDGVAAEWTDGFPRTFGAAETVSDGDGPVPDRVAAAFLELLAEEPDTMVAKQHGDEVAESVRARAAALRHADRDELEAFADELVARGVNPGTTADIAAAATFVALERDGVVP from the coding sequence ATGCGGACAGCACAGCACGCCCAACTCGCCCTGCTGCTCGAGGTCGCCGGCACGCCGAAGCCGGGGAACGTCGACCGACACCGCGACTTCGACGACCTGCGGTTCGAGCACTTCCTCGCCGGGGCGGTGGGTGCGTGCGACGGACTCGAGGCGGCCGCAGCGGGGGAGCCGGTCGGGGCGTCGTTCGACACCGCGGTCGAGGGGATGAGCCAGCAGCGCGGCGGCAACGCGCAGTTCGGTGCGTTGCTACTGCTCGTCCCGCTCGTCCGGGCGGCGGCGACGTGGGGACTCACGCCGGACGACGCGGCGGCCGTCGTGGAGGCGACCACCGTCGAAGATGCCGCTGGGTTCTACCGGGCGTTCGAGCACGTCGACGTCTTCGTCGACGAACCACCAGCCGACGCCGAGGGCCTCGACGTGCGGCGCGGCACGGACGCGATCCCGGCACTGCGTGAGCGCGAGCTGACGCTCTCCGACGTGATGGCGCTGAGTGCACCCGAGGACGGCGTGGCGGCGGAGTGGACCGACGGCTTCCCGCGGACGTTCGGGGCCGCCGAGACGGTCAGCGACGGTGACGGACCGGTACCCGACAGGGTCGCGGCGGCGTTCCTCGAACTGCTCGCGGAGGAACCGGATACGATGGTGGCGAAACAGCACGGCGACGAGGTGGCCGAGTCCGTTCGAGCGCGTGCGGCGGCGCTCCGCCACGCCGACCGTGACGAACTCGAGGCGTTCGCCGACGAGCTGGTCGCCCGCGGCGTGAACCCGGGGACCACGGCCGACATCGCGGCAGCCGCGACGTTCGTCGCGCTGGAGCGTGACGGGGTGGTCCCGTGA
- a CDS encoding DUF447 domain-containing protein codes for MSDGDPTATDGDDGWPVALRGVTESVVATRGPNGRWNVAALGLHAGDPVTARTWGRTRTRLNFDRRGGGVVQFTRDPVDFTRAALDVYEREEPVLDSSQAWARVEAEHVTTGDDGDTEWAEWQLHPVESAVTSRPVEPVTRAFGAVIEATVAASRLDVPGYDETTLRQRLSYFEAVVERCGGQREREAMALIGSLTDWKTENESF; via the coding sequence GTGAGCGACGGTGACCCGACCGCGACCGACGGTGACGACGGCTGGCCCGTCGCCCTCCGCGGAGTAACCGAGTCGGTCGTCGCGACGCGCGGCCCGAACGGTCGCTGGAACGTGGCCGCACTGGGGCTGCACGCCGGCGACCCGGTGACGGCCCGCACGTGGGGCCGGACCCGGACCCGACTGAACTTCGACCGGCGAGGTGGCGGTGTCGTGCAGTTCACCCGCGACCCCGTCGACTTCACACGCGCGGCGCTCGACGTGTACGAACGGGAGGAGCCGGTGCTCGACAGCTCGCAGGCGTGGGCCCGTGTCGAGGCCGAACACGTCACGACCGGCGACGATGGGGACACGGAGTGGGCCGAGTGGCAACTGCATCCAGTCGAGTCGGCCGTCACGTCCCGGCCCGTCGAGCCGGTCACCCGGGCGTTCGGCGCGGTAATCGAGGCGACGGTCGCCGCCTCGCGTCTCGACGTGCCGGGCTACGACGAGACGACGCTCCGCCAGCGGCTCTCGTACTTCGAGGCCGTGGTCGAGCGCTGTGGCGGCCAGCGCGAGCGTGAGGCGATGGCGCTCATCGGCTCGCTGACGGACTGGAAGACGGAGAACGAATCATTTTAG
- a CDS encoding 30S ribosomal protein S17e — protein sequence MAIKPDYVKKTGTILLERYPNAFTDDFDMNKKSVTKLTNIESKGVRNRIAGYVTRKKGTAAAEQ from the coding sequence ATGGCAATCAAGCCCGACTACGTCAAGAAGACGGGGACGATCCTCCTCGAGCGATACCCCAACGCGTTCACGGACGACTTCGACATGAACAAAAAGAGCGTCACGAAGCTCACCAACATCGAGTCCAAGGGTGTCCGGAACCGCATCGCGGGCTACGTCACCCGGAAGAAGGGCACCGCCGCGGCCGAGCAGTAA
- the asd gene encoding aspartate-semialdehyde dehydrogenase — translation MTVQVGILGATGAVGQRLVQLLAPHDDFELAALTASSDSAGELYRDAAKWRVDAPIPDHVAAMTVTETDPDAVPDDVDLLFSSLPSSVGTEVEPAFCEAGYVLSSNSSNARMADDVPLVIPEVNADHLDLLEVQRDERGWDGAMVKNPNCSTITFVPTLAALDDAGYDLERVHVATLQAVSGAGYDGVSSMEIIDNAVPHIGGEEEKLETESRKLLGEFDGVTLAEHDVGVSASCNRIPTIDGHLENVWVEAAEELTPADAKAAMEAYPSLDLPSSPDQLIHVFDDPDRPQPRLDRTVGGGMAVAAGGFQESTFGLQYNCLAHNTIRGAAGASVLNGELLLSEGYI, via the coding sequence ATGACCGTACAGGTAGGCATCCTCGGCGCGACGGGTGCCGTCGGCCAGCGCCTCGTACAGCTCCTCGCACCGCACGACGACTTCGAACTCGCCGCGCTCACGGCCAGCTCCGACAGCGCCGGCGAGCTGTATCGCGACGCCGCGAAGTGGCGCGTCGACGCGCCCATCCCGGACCACGTCGCGGCGATGACCGTCACCGAGACCGACCCGGACGCCGTCCCCGACGACGTGGACCTGCTGTTCTCCTCGCTCCCCTCGTCGGTCGGTACCGAGGTCGAACCGGCGTTCTGCGAGGCCGGCTACGTCCTCTCGTCGAACTCCTCGAACGCCCGGATGGCCGACGACGTGCCGCTCGTCATCCCGGAGGTCAACGCCGACCACCTCGACCTGCTCGAGGTCCAGCGCGACGAGCGCGGCTGGGACGGCGCGATGGTGAAGAACCCGAACTGCTCGACGATCACCTTCGTCCCGACGCTCGCCGCGCTCGATGATGCGGGCTACGACCTCGAACGGGTCCACGTCGCCACGCTCCAGGCAGTCTCCGGCGCGGGCTACGACGGCGTCAGTTCGATGGAGATCATCGACAACGCGGTCCCCCACATCGGCGGCGAGGAGGAGAAGCTCGAGACCGAATCCCGCAAGCTGCTGGGCGAGTTCGACGGCGTCACCCTCGCGGAACACGACGTCGGCGTCTCGGCGTCCTGCAACCGCATCCCCACCATCGACGGCCATCTGGAGAACGTCTGGGTCGAGGCCGCCGAGGAACTCACGCCCGCCGACGCGAAGGCCGCCATGGAAGCGTACCCGAGCCTCGACCTGCCGTCCTCGCCCGACCAGCTCATCCACGTGTTCGACGACCCCGACCGGCCCCAGCCACGCCTCGACCGCACCGTCGGCGGCGGCATGGCCGTCGCGGCCGGCGGCTTCCAGGAGTCGACGTTCGGCCTCCAGTACAACTGCCTCGCGCACAACACGATCCGCGGTGCGGCCGGGGCGAGCGTGCTGAACGGCGAACTGTTGCTCTCGGAAGGATACATCTAA
- a CDS encoding D-2-hydroxyacid dehydrogenase has protein sequence MTEQPDVLVLRKAAHGMPIEQYAAALRERLPDHDINLARTPAEEREAIRDAEIVTGMWLTDDLLDEAESMRLFACGYAGTGHLPRERLAQLDVTVTNASGVHGPNIGEHVLGAILTFSRRFHEGFRRQRRSEWRSFETHELQGSTVTVVGLGAIGEATVTRLAGFDVDTIGVRYSPEKGGPTDRVVGFEDDDLHDALAETDYLVLACPLTETTQGLIGTSELVTLPPEAVVVNVARGPVVDTDALVTALQRDWIRGASLDVTDPEPLPSDHDLWDLGNVQITPHNAGHTPEYYERLADIVASNVRHVTESGDYDGLANQVPL, from the coding sequence ATGACCGAGCAGCCCGACGTCCTCGTCCTCAGGAAGGCCGCCCACGGGATGCCCATCGAGCAGTACGCCGCGGCGTTGCGCGAGCGGCTCCCCGACCACGACATCAACCTCGCACGCACCCCCGCCGAGGAGCGCGAGGCGATCCGCGACGCCGAGATCGTGACCGGGATGTGGCTCACCGACGACCTGCTCGACGAGGCGGAGTCGATGCGGCTGTTCGCCTGCGGCTACGCCGGCACCGGCCACCTCCCGCGCGAGCGGCTGGCCCAGCTCGACGTGACCGTGACCAACGCCTCGGGCGTCCACGGCCCCAACATCGGCGAGCACGTCCTCGGGGCCATCCTCACCTTCTCCCGCCGGTTCCACGAGGGGTTCCGCCGGCAGCGACGGAGCGAGTGGCGGTCGTTCGAGACCCACGAGCTACAGGGTTCGACGGTCACCGTCGTCGGACTCGGAGCCATCGGCGAGGCCACGGTCACCCGGCTCGCGGGCTTCGACGTGGACACCATCGGCGTGCGCTACTCGCCGGAGAAGGGCGGCCCGACCGACCGGGTGGTCGGGTTCGAGGACGACGACCTCCACGACGCGCTCGCGGAGACGGACTACCTCGTGCTCGCCTGTCCGCTGACCGAGACGACACAGGGGCTCATCGGGACCTCCGAACTCGTCACCCTCCCGCCCGAAGCGGTCGTCGTGAACGTCGCGCGCGGTCCCGTCGTCGACACCGACGCGCTCGTCACAGCCCTCCAGCGCGACTGGATCCGCGGCGCATCGCTCGACGTGACCGACCCCGAACCCCTGCCGTCCGACCACGACCTCTGGGACCTCGGCAACGTCCAGATCACCCCCCACAACGCCGGCCACACGCCGGAGTACTACGAACGACTGGCCGACATCGTCGCCTCGAACGTCCGCCACGTCACCGAGTCCGGCGACTACGACGGGCTGGCGAACCAGGTGCCGCTGTAG
- a CDS encoding YbaK/EbsC family protein — translation MHSTAARFADLARDEYGFEPEVTEFPEGTKTAADAAAAIGCDVAQIGSSIVLVVDAGTDDEQVVVSVTSGANRVDTEKLADLAGGESARMAEPDEVKAATGWTIGGVPPFCHEGDLPVFVDETLQEFETVWVAAGTPDAVFPLDPDELAALSGGTVADVVE, via the coding sequence ATGCATTCGACCGCAGCACGATTCGCGGACCTGGCCCGTGACGAGTACGGGTTCGAGCCCGAGGTGACGGAGTTTCCGGAGGGAACGAAGACGGCGGCCGACGCCGCGGCGGCCATCGGCTGTGACGTGGCCCAGATCGGGAGCAGCATCGTCCTCGTCGTCGACGCCGGCACGGACGACGAGCAGGTGGTCGTCTCGGTCACCTCGGGCGCGAACCGCGTGGACACCGAGAAGCTGGCCGACCTCGCCGGTGGCGAGTCGGCACGGATGGCCGAACCGGACGAGGTGAAAGCCGCGACGGGCTGGACCATCGGCGGGGTGCCGCCGTTCTGCCACGAGGGCGACCTGCCGGTGTTCGTCGACGAGACGCTGCAGGAGTTCGAGACGGTGTGGGTGGCCGCCGGGACGCCCGACGCGGTGTTCCCCCTCGACCCCGACGAGCTGGCGGCGCTCTCGGGTGGGACGGTCGCGGACGTGGTGGAGTAG